The Candidozyma auris chromosome 1, complete sequence genome includes a region encoding these proteins:
- the ZCF13 gene encoding Zcf13p, with protein sequence MSTSDSRYSKRFRVPVSCSVCRKRKSRCDRAKPVCGSCKKKSIAHLCSYDDDSPESHHQQQQQQQLHQQAAATYLPVGPVLTNQTSSVMVPNPYPSAPATHESSGSNGSSKNMTFHQSQGHHKSPSINFQSPQLPPPQGAPQSPLWGPSPHQYQQQYFIQTDPNHTSSPHLPHHTQSHEHHRHLSTLPSNDQNTTQSDISMPFQHQPNQLNRSSSHQHDRFPAQTPAFQPPPLAQMPSPSRPTHMPGQPSITSSTNFNANVNTQMAAEPTKPHGSQSSYGSGGSKGSIPLPPSIPGVPIGSPKHHSPSRAESMESSAPSLSGLSGPPSVTSKKRKAPGSPSLASASIFPSGSTASKASENASAISIPITSTSTASILEGPARSPQKEKNAMPSNSSRQEKDSPRKEASSTSNEPSPDYVSISIGSNILQIELDDTMDSFSAATNSLLVEGELWQQQGPLSYVGLTKSDPFIKLIRSFSIEIFKSDEFSQFVRRKKPLAGDKSSPASAISATSMDDTSRSEQSDQTFDRHFIEERNSEDETDLLSGGALLTTKIKADETNNSLPFPGPYSEIPGTLSIQSLSSSKRNYYDYVQGQVISILPNKRSLYNAVSRYFKFVATFIPILHEHTFMSEVRSLFGGGFPDFGDGYYKSFFIRDEQDLNLTAQLLLIVRLGYMSLIPTDDSDAAFTKEEKHLIKDITRFKSDHYLSIINLCISEEKIQTRSTFKIVQSLTLLYYYRSVAPNDCLGISGADSQLLFGSIVNHALSIGLNRDPVNYDSIHSISKKADFVNTWRSLWHFIVNTDAMSAMLCGIVLKIPSTDISDVENPKFDKHASEREELFHKTQEICNSYRRVLNKLTNLRDKPKVIDVLRETSNLEGVFLSLFGQDFFRDYICSPAPQHGDGQDAADKKKREECLLKVSRFLTFIHLRASLSCLYYLVVIHYEEKLDKDASAEITAGIELFKIFIRSVVQLVYIMSYALDNSQELFGRHYDFILTSGIERCLIKTHNFVTSFFIRLINYKRALVVQQFSKMANPLASTTEDDDSELEARSEVTDSLFTIAMIEAELFVGSFWTLSKTYINSYKIYVMAYFVLKQCMENPDKLFEGMVNHKKYFHDGTNLLQFLSIGELQSLCKLCEEFRIAKVESIRRQKTRPKGGAANADVDKDEEEGDNFDAMLANRTMYANRNTVNTYGVLQEKHMYRDFEKQAFDEQSMIGNEELLKLFELYGDLDAVMGV encoded by the coding sequence ATGAGCACATCCGACTCACGATACTCAAAACGTTTCAGAGTGCCCGTATCGTGCTCCGTGTGTCGCAAAAGAAAGTCTCGCTGTGATAGAGCCAAGCCAGTGTGTGggagttgcaaaaagaagtctATAGCCCACTTGTGCTCCTACGACGATGACTCCCCAGAAAGTCAccatcagcagcagcagcagcagcaactCCATCAGCAGGCAGCAGCCACCTACCTCCCCGTGGGGCCCGTATTAACCAACCAGACGCTGTCTGTCATGGTGCCCAATCCTTACCCTTCAGCGCCAGCCACTCACGAATCAAGTGGGCTGAACGGCCTGTCTAAAAATATGACTTTTCACCAGAGCCAAGGACACCACAAGAGCCCGCTGATCAACTTCCAACTGCCTCAGTTACCACCTCCCCAGGGAGCACCCCAGTCTCCATTATGGGGACCTTCTCCGCATCAGTATCAACAGCAGTACTTCATTCAGACAGACCCCAATCATACCTCGCTGCCCCATCTTCCTCACCACACTCAGCTGCACGAGCACCATCGTCACTTATCAACGCTACCTTCTAATGATCAAAATACTACCCAGTCAGACATCTCTATGCCGTTTCAGCACCAACCAAATCAGCTTAACCGAAGTCTGCTGCATCAACATGATCGTTTCCCTGCTCAGACACCCGCCTTTCAGCCACCACCGTTAGCTCAGATGccaagtccaagtcgtcCTACGCATATGCCGGGTCAGCCCCTGATAACTTCGTCTACGAACTTCAATGCAAACGTGAATACCCAAATGGCCGCTGAACCTACAAAACCTCACGGTTCGCAGAGCTCATATGGGTCGGGTGGCTCAAAGGGTTCAATACCACTTCCTCCATCAATACCTGGCGTGCCAATTGGAAGTCCCAAACACCACTCACCGTCTCGTGCAGAATCCATGGAGAGCTCTGCTCCTTCTCTCTCAGGCTTGTCAGGACCTCCACTGGTCACCCTGAAAAAGCGTAAGGCGCCTGGCTCTCCATCTTTGGCATCTGCTTCCATTTTTCCTCTGGGATCTACTGCAAGCAAAGCGTCTGAGAATGCTCTGGCTATTTCAATACCAATCACTTCTACATCCACAGCATCAATCTTGGAAGGACCAGCGAGATCGCctcagaaagagaagaatgcAATGCCATCAAATTCCTCTCGACAAGAGAAGGATTCTCccagaaaagaagcttctctgACCTCCAATGAGCCTTCTCCCGATTACGTGTCTATATCTATCGGCTCCAACATACTTCAAATTGAGTTGGACGATACGATGGATTCATTTTCTGCTGCCACCAATTCTCTTCTAGTTGAGGGTGAATTAtggcaacaacaaggtCCCTTATCCTACGTTGGTCTCACAAAAAGTGATCcattcatcaagttgatcagAAGCTTCAGTAttgaaatcttcaagagtGATGAGTTCTCTCAATTCgtaagaagaaagaaaccTCTCGCAGGCGATAAAAGCTCACCAGCCTCTGCCATAAGTGCAACGAGTATGGACGATACTTCTCGTTCAGAGCAGTCAGATCAGACTTTTGACAGACATTTCATCGAGGAACGTAATTCAGAGGATGAGACCGATCTATTGAGCGGAGGTGCTCTCCTCACAACCAAAATAAAGGCCGATGAAACCAACAACTCATTGCCATTCCCTGGTCCTTATTCTGAAATACCAGGAACTCTATCTATTCAAAGcttatcttcatcaaagcGGAATTATTATGATTACGTGCAAGGCCAAGTAATCAGCATTCTTCCAAACAAAAGATCCTTGTACAATGCTGTTAGCCGGTATTTTAAATTTGTGGCGACATTTATTCCCATTCTTCATGAGCATACCTTCATGTCGGAAGTACGTTCTTTATTTGGTGGTGGGTTTCCTGATTTTGGAGATGGCTACTACAAGCTGTTCTTTATTCGTGATGAACAGGACCTCAATTTGACTGCTCAACTCTTGCTCATTGTAAGACTCGGATACATGTCTCTCATACCTACTGATGATTCAGATGCCGCTTTCacaaaggaagaaaagcatCTCATCAAGGACATCACAAGGTTCAAGTCGGATCATTATTTGAGTATCATTAACCTTTGCATATCGGAAGAAAAAATCCAGACTAGATCGACATTCAAGATAGTCCAGAGCTTGACGTTATTATATTACTATCGTTCGGTTGCTCCAAACGATTGTCTCGGAATAAGCGGGGCCGATTCTCAGTTGCTTTTTGGCTCCATTGTCAATCATGCATTGTCTATTGGCTTGAATAGAGATCCAGTCAATTACGATAGTATCCACAGTATTTCCAAAAAAGCAGACTTTGTCAATACTTGGAGATCCCTTTGGCATTTCATTGTTAATACCGATGCAATGAGTGCAATGCTATGTGGTATAGTTCTAAAAATCCCCAGCACGGATATCAGCGATGTGGAGAATCCAAAGTTCGACAAGCACGCCAGCGAACGGGAAGAATTGTTTCACAAGACCCAGGAAATTTGCAACTCCTATCGCCGGGTTCTCAATAAGCTTACCAACCTTCGCGATAAACCAAAGGTAATTGATGTCTTACGTGAGACGAGCAACTTGGAGGGAGTGTTCCTCTCTCTCTTCGGTCAAGACTTTTTTAGAGACTACATTTGCAGCCCTGCCCCACAACATGGAGATGGGCAGGATGCCGCTGATAAGAAGAAGCGTGAAGAGTGTTTGCTCAAGGTCAGTCGCTTCCTCACCTTCATTCATTTAAGAGCAAGTCTCTCGTGCCTCTATTACCTCGTGGTTATACATTACgaagagaagctcgatAAAGATGCAAGTGCCGAGATCACTGCAGGTATCGAGCTATTCAAAATTTTTATTAGGAGCGTTGTACAATTGGTGTACATAATGTCTTACGCTCTCGACAATTCACAAGAGCTCTTTGGAAGGCATTATGATTTCATATTGACGTCTGGCATTGAAAGATGCTTAATTAAGACACATAACTTTGTCACGTCATTCTTTATTCGCTTAATCAATTATAAGAGAGCATTGGTTGTGCAACAATTCAGCAAGATGGCCAATCCCTTAGCAAGCACCACcgaggatgatgatctGGAGCTCGAGGCTCGTAGCGAAGTGACGGATTCATTGTTTACAATAGCAATGATTGAAGCGGAGCTTTTCGTCGGGAGCTTCTGGACCTTGAGCAAGACATACATTAATTCCTACAAGATTTACGTGATGGCTTACTTTGTGCTAAAGCAATGCATGGAAAACCCGGACAAACTCTTTGAGGGAATGGTGAACCATAAAAAATACTTCCATGATGGCACAAACTTGCTCCAGTTCTTGTCTATAGGGGAGCTCCAAAGCTTATGTAAGTTATGTGAAGAATTCCGCATCGCCAAGGTCGAGCTGATCCGAAGGCAGAAAACTCGGCCAAAAGGGGGAGCTGCGAACGCCGACGTTGACAaagacgaggaagaagggGATAACTTTGACGCCATGTTGGCGAACCGGACAATGTATGCGAACCGCAATACGGTCAACACATACggagttcttcaagagaaacACATGTACcgagattttgaaaaacagGCGTTTGACGAGCAGTCCATGATTGGCAATGAAGAGTTactcaagctctttgagctctACGGCGACCTCGATGCAGTCATGGGGGTATGA
- the ZCF14 gene encoding Zcf14p, with the protein MVQDIQNQPPGSSKKRMRITLSCDQCRKRKVKCDRKYPCSTCAQHGRSSECSYGESVSTAGPTNLQSGSVGVFRTFVVSGPGQANPPAQSSAKDEAVASKYSSSRSSGMDSIGYDTSTSATSAEGSLDAGRKQTNLPLRSMVPPAPGGTPIHSDPHAPMRPGPAPGMPSGFEMSSPLNYPRTNEQYATTSSHSSGAGSDNIALLNDVERLKSKIRQLEDKLDTTSSSDSPSNGLSASRTGSHENATDFVAFRNNISRGPPPTVANVSNPQYIGINPYNTNDPDERVDLYDHYSPMHVKDPLRRQNFGPFAWLAFMKKDKVLNLLFDYIKSTRENRVATPRPFDRASEQVDAHFSKKAADREGQSDVALFSNNYSDRTSSDLKMQMNKHALALGLTMFEGELDQKTQLVEKIKLLLPTRKALWVLINRFFTCVYPFVPVIDETWLREETKRMLGPEVYVDEKITHVVFEKQVDLATIAILLIVIRFAYLSAFSNIKADNERVLECSDDSPLAEMKYILQNPIALDVINLSQLCIDQFDLFKRTNMTVLQYMALLRVYYQFAPEHGDGYDEGVSHVLPSMCVSIAYCMGLNREPSNFDDVCNDAKINNITRKLWFFIKLADLTQAYQFGFPMLIDHDFNDVRLPYYRPGNSNLLDANLERDLCDTLSGMGPFLDKLKSFLTKICSIRNCLKMSDATSLVSDFEFTIQRGFGALTDYSRTALAPGEFTFAKSMKCKTFLNLKHLLLSIFFHFFLNYERSGNHNLAFFYMKKYLSIATGEILPEILHLIRDKSKTFDPNSTLPDLFLTPSIELFLHKTNQLNISIYLRMSCAVAHLKSDPVLHNRNLSTSFEYKMRFAKLTKLQKILEKFIRFGTACLSKLSHRYYYAWRVCKAHTFIIEVFQSEAVGEYILKNCNADRLMTDFTAQRLDELLAIADSTLWKLKDVIKEDSDRKSGDVDAFNVPDIDPLTLNPPAAEQEQHEDEMQQDQQHQILDPFSTEAIDIDDLRPDEDVDIDNLWRQIGSMKNEQQANETPAFDQNITETPWGPPLQNYSNSFTPLFDGAGEVDAYLDMFSKPQI; encoded by the coding sequence ATGGTGCAAGATATCCAAAATCAACCACCCGGAAGCTCCAAAAAGCGAATGCGCATAACCCTCTCGTGCGATCAGTGTCGCAAGAGGAAAGTCAAATGCGACCGGAAGTACCCTTGCTCCACCTGTGCTCAACATGGGCGTTCAAGTGAGTGCTCGTATGGAGAGTCCGTGTCGACGGCGGGCCCGACCAATTTGCAGCTGGGCTCTGTGGGCGTATTCCGGACATTTGTCGTTAGCGGCCCGGGCCAGGCCAACCCACCAGCGCAATCTTCGGCAAAAGATGAAGCCGTTGCCTCGAAGTATAGCTCGCTGAGACTGAGCGGCATGGACTCAATCGGCTACGATACTTCGACTTCGGCGACATCAGCGGAAGGAAGCTTGGACGCAGGCAGAAAACAGACGAACCTACCTTTGCGGAGCATGGTGCCGCCAGCGCCAGGAGGAACTCCCATCCACTCGGATCCTCACGCTCCGATGCGGCCGGGGCCAGCGCCAGGGATGCCTAGTGGGTTCGAAATGAGTCTGCCGTTGAATTATCCCAGGACAAATGAGCAGTACGCAACAACCAGCAGCCATTCGCTGGGCGCAGGCAGCGACAACATTGCTTTGTTGAACGACGTTGAGCGTCTCAAGCTGAAAATCAGACAGCTTGAGGACAAGCTCGACACCACGCTGAGCCTGGACTCCCCGTCGAACGGGCTTCTGGCGTCGCGGACGGGCTCCCACGAGAACGCCACCGACTTTGTTGCATTCAGAAATAACATCAGCAGGGGCCCACCACCCACGGTTGCGAATGTCTCCAACCCACAGTACATTGGGATCAATCCTTACAATACCAACGACCCGGATGAACGAGTGGATCTTTACGATCACTACAGCCCGATGCATGTCAAGGACCCATTGAGGCGGCAGAACTTTGGGCCGTTTGCCTGGCTTGCGTTCATGAAAAAGGACAAAGTTTTAAATCTTTTGTTCGACTATATAAAGAGCACCCGTGAAAACAGGGTGGCAACGCCAAGGCCCTTTGACAGAGCTTCCGAACAAGTGGACGCTCATTTTAGCAAGAAGGCGGCAGACCGAGAGGGTCAAAGTGACGTTGCTTTATTTTCAAACAATTACAGTGACCGCACTTCGAGcgacttgaagatgcaaatgaACAAACATGCTCTTGCATTGGGTCTTACCATGTTTGAAGGTGAATTGGACCAGAAAACCCAACTTGTcgagaaaatcaagttgCTCCTTCCTACACGCAAGGCCCTATGGGTCTTGATTAATCGTTTCTTCACCTGTGTTTACCCATTTGTCCCGGTTATTGACGAAACTTGGCTCCGAGAAGAGACGAAGAGAATGCTTGGACCAGAAGTGTATGTCGATGAAAAAATCACTCACGTTGTCTTCGAAAAACAAGTTGATTTAGCCACTATAGCGATTCTCTTGATTGTCATCCGCTTTGCCTATTTATCTGCTTTTTCCAATATCAAGGCGGATAATGAAAGAGTGTTGGAATGTTCTGATGACTCGCCTTTAGCCGAGATGAAGTACATTCTTCAGAATCCTATTGCGTTGGATGTGATCAACTTATCTCAATTATGCATTGATCAatttgatcttttcaaaagaacaaaCATGACCGTGCTTCAATACATGGCATTGCTTAGAGTATATTACCAGTTCGCTCCGGAGCACGGGGATGGGTATGATGAAGGAGTGTCACACGTGCTTCCATCCATGTGTGTTCTGATTGCCTATTGTATGGGCTTAAACAGGGAGCCCAGTAATTTTGACGACGTTTGTAATGATGCCAAAATCAATAACATTACAAGAAAACTCTGGTTTTTCATTAAGCTCGCTGATTTGACGCAAGCGTACCAGTTTGGCTTTCCAATGCTCATTGATCATGACTTCAATGATGTACGTCTTCCATATTACCGTCCTGGTAATTCAAACTTACTAGATGCcaacttggaaagagaTTTATGTGATACACTCTCTGGCATGGGCCCGTTCTTGGATAAATTAAAATCTTTTTTGACAAAGATATGTTCAATCAGAAACTGCCTCAAAATGAGTGATGCAACAAGCTTGGTTTCTGACTTCGAGTTTACCATCCAGCGGGGTTTCGGCGCTTTGACGGATTACAGTAGAACAGCACTCGCGCCTGGTGAGTTTACTTTTGCCAAAAGCATGAAATGCAAAACATTTTTGAACCTTAAGCATCTCCTTCTTTCGATATTTttccatttcttcctcaattACGAGAGAAGTGGGAACCACAATTTGGCGTTTTTTTACATGAAAAAGTATCTTTCTATCGCGACAGGTGAGATCCTCCCCGAAATCCTTCACTTGATCAGAGACAAGTCGAAGACGTTCGATCCAAACAGCACATTACCGGATCTATTCTTGACTCCCTCCATCGAATTGTTTCTTCATAAGACCAATCAACTTAATATCTCCATATATTTGAGAATGAGTTGTGCCGTGGCTCATTTGAAGTCCGACCCCGTGCTACATAATCGCAACTTACTGACATCGTTTGAGTACAAGATGAGATTTGCCAAACTTACCAAGCTACAGAAGattcttgagaaattcATCAGGTTTGGAACTGCCTGTCTCTCTAAGCTTAGTCACAGGTACTACTATGCGTGGAGAGTCTGCAAGGCACACACGTTTATCATCGAGGTGTTCCAATCGGAGGCTGTCGGAGAGTACATCCTTAAGAACTGCAACGCCGACAGACTCATGACCGACTTCACAGCCCAAAGACTCGACGAACTCTTGGCAATTGCAGATTCGACATTGTGGAAGCTCAAGGACGTTATAAAGGAAGACTCGGATCGTAAGAGCGGAGATGTGGATGCATTCAATGTCCCTGACATTGATCCTTTGACTCTCAACCCACCTGCAGCAGAACAAGAGCAAcatgaagatgagatgCAACAGGACCAGCAGCATCAAATATTGGATCCTTTCTCGACTGAGGCGATTGACATTGACGATCTAAGACccgatgaagatgttgacATTGATAATCTATGGAGGCAGATTGGGTCTATGAAGAATGAACAGCAGGCGAACGAGACACCCGCATTTGACCAGAATATTACGGAAACGCCATGGGGCCCACCACTACAGAACTACAGCAATTCGTTTACGCCATTGTTTGACGGAGCGGGAGAGGTCGATGCATATCTCGACATGTTCTCCAAACCGCAGATATAA
- the YBL053 gene encoding Ybl053p, whose translation MDEYRDDEDLDDFIVSEEEIMDTEKQDGLSESNSPKLDRIAVLTSTLKGHETYTSKVLRAHISVLVSALGGPDHSTEEGLYKLGHDALACLKDLKRWIRSVDEKSSSFDVALACADCGLVTNDLIVILCQWYKPSDKVKRTKSVEKIMLASLELLVLLTWPIDVNRKSPINEYTARSNARRAQLIYKHNILNYKSGLTLKAVISLGLKALTTPREDREPRDVNILRLILFFIRNVLYIEPLPASKSSKGFNNSSDLPNGMNLEDINTSFVLTTFEKHKVLLFLTSIAHSVSSELTDDSFGQVVMECLSLLTKGIDVTSLFSSSPKTSIAKDAARSASEVAPASSAAGLHLQDLLNEETRRKRLQKNTLSTRHGRFGTLLSIRSTDDTGFYTVSGQEALSSTHDTLDKLDRSKKWHRMSNFKYDSNGYFPKSSVILNLSNQLILKNFVNEFLLSGCFNNVLRFVGQILTSVSNEHGLGRAGILEAIDGHELASYFMTVAWFLSYKRERLAHYEQQNKAPSGDEDGLDYGSVGEALSEVNFILLVSYLRSAHDAKDYDSLHVAMTCFREMLFIAHAIFTKARTQREIELESEADVNEDRELAEGIIRKLFSQKHFLDVIIDIPKQASKHSPEYLKVVVSTVHILLKSFESLANEDVKLFIKTRRRISKLNRQGGLNKDMDQQHWHLIDRDSDDEDAEAEMRYIVQERKLDFKNTEVKFFHSDTVSTHIQYLSKFEDLSFEEIKRGISFFHRLFVVRKDFSALYRLDFINTIYRLRHYLPRNSNIRGHVEDFIVYYMKKFKEALDRFPMALELLFPRFENLEIKSYLSTGDLDLSATKTNREMVHSSRSSYFADDAPQPREADLLEFIDNDKSRDEIISIIVYYMMKKSNGPKMLKFIASELARLADLAKSGVSNLKLRLTLANRRLMINDSYLRLLLEVVGFELPYLQNDETNLKQGITAEDLAEAKQSIDLWVERHKGAIGDLEPYLDQIRHTIFTDEQLRFGEQAHSNLRLGAPYDELLASRLNLSNDQVMKVIGLARRKEFNEAFIADQYEVDEDFDPEKDDSPEDDNAHQDDAARPVRKNSKRYLQRQNLSDESDDELPQKSKRGRSRVRMPNLSLDSDDEDDMVAISKSAELVHDSDDDSDDERVQSFYESEEKLRKLIQETGGIQKDQLEIFKESWEKIKSAGSDSQVKDAIHMASKVVAEFDDSPNSDNAMQDDTPFTSASDDLSASESEVVSTRKRILRDEDEEDEPPRKGSHLARKRTKLLDDDNDDIL comes from the coding sequence ATGGATGAGTACAGAGACGACGAGGACTTGGACGACTTCATCGTCTCAGAGGAGGAAATCATGGATACAGAGAAACAGGATGGCCTTTCAGAATCCAACTCCCCAAAACTAGATCGAATCGCTGTCTTGACATCTACCCTAAAGGGGCATGAAACCTACACTTCCAAGGTCCTTAGGGCGCACATCTCTGTTTTGGTATCTGCGTTGGGTGGCCCCGATCATTCAACAGAAGAGGGCTTGTATAAGTTGGGTCATGATGCATTGGCGTGTttgaaagatttgaaacGCTGGATCCGAAGCGTGGATGAGAAAAGCAGCTCTTTTGATGTCGCTTTGGCTTGCGCTGACTGTGGCCTAGTGACAAATGACTTGATTGTAATACTTTGTCAATGGTACAAGCCCTCTGATAAGGTCAAGCGCACAAAATCTGTTGAAAAAATAATGCTTGCGTCATTGGAACTCTTGGTCTTGCTAACATGGCCAATCGACGTGAATCGCAAAAGCCCGATAAATGAATATACCGCCAGATCAAATGCTAGGCGAGCCCAATTGATTTATAAGCACAACATATTGAATTACAAGCTGGGACTCACACTCAAAGCTGTGATTAGCCTCGGCTTGAAAGCCCTCACTACCCCAAGGGAAGACAGAGAACCTCGAGATGTTAATATCTTGCGTCTTATTTTATTCTTCATTAGGAATGTTCTTTACATCGAGCCATTGCCggcttcaaaaagctcgaaGGGTTTTAATAATTCTTCCGATCTACCAAATGGCATGAATTTGGAGGACATAAATACCAGCTTTGTGCTCACTACCTTCGAAAAGCACAAagtgcttctttttctcacaTCCATTGCACATTCTGTGCTGTCCGAACTTACGGACGATTCGTTCGGCCAGGTAGTGATGGAATGTCTATCCCTTTTGACGAAAGGTATAGATGTAACttccttgttttcttcgAGTCCAAAGACGTCCATTGCAAAAGACGCAGCACGGTCAGCTTCAGAGGTTGCACCTGCTTCGAGTGCCGCTGGCCTACACCTCCAAGATTTATTAAATGAGGAaaccagaagaaagaggttGCAGAAGAATACGTTATCAACCAGACATGGTAGATTTGGAACACTTTTATCAATAAGGTCCACAGATGATACCGGATTTTACACAGTTTCAGGTCAGGAAGCACTTAGCAGCACACACGACACACTAGACAAACTCGACAGAAGTAAGAAATGGCACAGAATGTCGAACTTCAAATATGATTCTAACGGCTATTTCCCAAAAAGTTCTGTTATCCTCAATTTATCTAACCAGCttattttgaagaattttgtgAACGAGTTTTTGCTTAGTGGATGCTTCAATAATGTCCTTCGTTTCGTGGGACAAATTTTGACTAGCGTCTCTAATGAGCATGGCTTAGGAAGAGCAGGCATTTTGGAGGCTATAGATGGACATGAATTGGCATCTTATTTTATGACTGTCGCGTGGTTCTTGAGTTACAAGCGGGAACGTCTTGCTCATTATGAACAGCAAAATAAGGCTCCTCTGGGTGATGAGGATGGTTTAGACTATGGGTCTGTTGGAGAAGCGTTGAGTGAAGTCAActtcattttgttggtCTCTTACTTAAGATCAGCACATGACGCGAAGGATTACGACTCGCTTCATGTAGCGATGACATGCTTCCGTGAGATGCTATTTATTGCTCATGCCATCTTCACGAAAGCTCGCACTCAGCGAGAGATCGAATTGGAATCTGAAGCCGATGTGAATGAGGACCGAGAGTTGGCTGAGGGTATCATTCGAAAATtgttttctcaaaagcactTCCTTGATGTTATAATTGACATTCCTAAACAAGCATCAAAACATTCACCAGAATATTTGAAGGTGGTTGTATCAACCGTTcacattcttctcaaaagttTTGAGAGTTTAGCTAATGAGGACGTGAAACTCTTTATTaaaacaaggagaaggataAGCAAGCTTAATAGACAGGGTggcctcaacaaagacatGGACCAGCAGCATTGGCATCTTATCGATAGGGATtctgatgacgaagatgcCGAAGCAGAGATGCGTTACATCGTTCAAGAAAGGAAACTTGATTTTAAAAATACAGAGGTAAAGTTCTTTCATAGTGACACCGTTTCAACTCACATTCAATACCTTTCCAAATTTGAGGATCTTTCATtcgaagagatcaagagaGGGATTTCCTTTTTTCACCGTTTGTTTGTTGTGAGAAAGGATTTCTCTGCATTGTACCGACTTGACTTTATCAATACTATTTATCGGCTAAGGCATTATCTACCCCGAAATTCGAACATCAGAGGTCATGTTGAGGACTTCATTGTCTATTATatgaaaaagttcaaggaAGCTTTGGATAGATTTCCGATGGCTTTAGAGTTATTGTTCCCCAGATTTGAGAATTTAGAAATCAAGAGTTACCTTAGCACGGGTGACTTGGATCTTTCGGCGACAAAAACAAATAGAGAAATGGTACATAGCAGTCGGTCGAGTTATTTCGCTGATGACGCTCCACAGCCAAGGGAGGCGGATTTGCTCGAGTTCATTGACAATGACAAACTGAGAGATGAGATAATCTCGATTATTGTTTACTACATGATGAAAAAAAGTAATGGACCCAAGATGCTAAAGTTCATTGCAAGCGAGCTAGCAAGGCTCGCGGACCTTGCAAAGTCTGGTGTTCTGAACCTCAAACTTCGGCTCACTCTTGCGAATAGAAGGCTTATGATTAATGATTCATACTTGCGGTTACTTCTAGAGGTCGTGGGATTTGAGCTTCCCTACTTACAAAACGATGAAACAAATCTCAAGCAAGGTATTACCGCGGAAGACCTCGCTGAAGCGAAGCAACTGATCGATTTGTGGGTCGAACGTCACAAAGGCGCTATCGGTGACCTCGAACCCTATCTAGATCAAATTCGCCACACGATATTCACTGATGAACAATTAAGATTCGGAGAGCAGGCCCATTCTAACTTGAGACTCGGAGCCCCTTACGATGAGTTGCTTGCTTCACGCTTGAATTTAAGCAATGATCAGGTGATGAAAGTCATTGGtttggcaagaagaaaggaatTCAACGAAGCATTTATCGCTGATCAATACGAGGTagatgaagattttgatCCTGAAAAAGATGATTCGCCTGAAGATGACAATGCGCATCAGGATGATGCTGCGAGACCGGTGAGGAAGAATTCAAAACGGTATCTTCAAAGACAGAATTTGAGTGATGAGCTGGACGACGAACTTCcacaaaagagcaaaagaggCCGCAGTAGAGTGAGAATGCCAAACTTATCACTCGATTCAGACGATGAGGACGATATGGTTGCAATTAGTAAATCTGCGGAACTTGTTCACGATTCAGACGATGATTCGGATGACGAAAGAGTGCAGAGTTTTTACGAAAGCGAGGAAAAGCTAAGGAAATTGATACAAGAAACGGGCGGCATCCAAAAGGACCAGTTGGAAATATTTAAAGAGTCGTGGGAGAAGATCAAATCTGCTGGTTCAGACTCCCAAGTCAAAGATGCTATCCATATGGCCAGCAAAGTTGTTGCAGAGTTTGATGACAGCCCTAATTCCGATAATGCAATGCAAGATGATACCCCCTTTACATCAGCAAGTGACGACTTGAGCGCTTCAGAATCTGAAGTCGTGTCTACTCGTAAGAGAATATTGagagatgaagatgaggaagatgaaccTCCCCGCAAAGGTAGTCACTtggcaagaaagaggacaaaacttcttgatgacgaTAATGACGATATTCTTTAG